In a genomic window of Streptomyces sp. NBC_01231:
- a CDS encoding MFS transporter, whose protein sequence is MATVETGGVCAPAWRGGFGRLWSAAVLSSFGDALRTSALPLLAATLTDRPLLVAAVTACGYLPWIIFGLLGGAVADRVDQRRAMWTADAVRGLLVACFAVAVALGQASIGLLIALAFALTTLQTLFDNAATALLPALVDRDALGSANARLMTGQQIAAGLLGAPLVPLLLMAGAAMPFAADAVTFLVAAALVASLRTGLPERKPRPAGSTLRREIAEGLRALGQDRALRGLCAATALCNIGMGALIAGLVLLVTGWLHAGTAGYAAAMTAYTVGGLAGGVASGRLVARLGRVRAVVLAGTVQIGALVVMGSVPSPVALAAAMCVFGFMGMLWNVNTRTLMQERTPADTLGRVSAAFRNLAVAGAPLGALLGGAVATAWGLNTPALLAAAFFVLSVASLIPALKVNVSVVAPDDDATTAHAPR, encoded by the coding sequence GTGGCGACGGTCGAGACGGGGGGCGTGTGCGCGCCCGCGTGGCGTGGGGGATTCGGGCGGTTGTGGAGCGCCGCCGTGCTCTCCAGCTTCGGCGACGCGCTGCGGACCTCCGCGCTGCCCCTGCTCGCCGCGACTCTGACGGACCGGCCCCTGCTCGTCGCGGCGGTCACCGCCTGCGGCTATCTGCCCTGGATCATCTTCGGGCTGCTCGGCGGCGCCGTCGCCGACCGCGTGGACCAGCGGCGCGCGATGTGGACGGCGGACGCGGTACGAGGTCTGCTGGTCGCCTGCTTCGCGGTGGCCGTCGCGCTCGGGCAGGCCTCCATCGGCCTGCTGATCGCGCTGGCCTTCGCTCTGACCACACTCCAGACGCTCTTCGACAACGCCGCCACCGCCCTGCTGCCCGCCCTGGTGGACCGCGACGCTCTGGGCAGCGCGAACGCCCGACTGATGACCGGCCAGCAGATCGCGGCCGGTCTGCTGGGGGCACCCCTCGTGCCGCTGCTGCTGATGGCCGGTGCCGCGATGCCCTTCGCAGCCGACGCGGTGACCTTCCTGGTGGCGGCCGCCCTCGTCGCGTCGCTGCGCACCGGCCTGCCCGAGCGGAAGCCCAGACCGGCGGGCAGCACCCTGCGCCGCGAGATCGCCGAAGGGCTGCGGGCCCTGGGACAGGACAGGGCACTGCGCGGACTGTGCGCCGCGACGGCGTTGTGCAACATCGGCATGGGTGCGCTCATCGCCGGCCTGGTGCTCCTGGTGACGGGCTGGCTGCATGCGGGCACCGCGGGCTATGCGGCGGCCATGACCGCCTACACGGTAGGTGGCCTGGCCGGGGGAGTGGCGAGCGGCCGGCTCGTCGCCCGCCTCGGGCGGGTGCGCGCGGTGGTGCTCGCGGGGACCGTGCAGATCGGTGCGCTGGTGGTCATGGGTTCGGTGCCCAGTCCAGTGGCCCTGGCGGCGGCCATGTGCGTCTTCGGGTTCATGGGCATGCTGTGGAACGTCAACACCAGAACGCTGATGCAGGAGCGCACCCCCGCCGACACCCTGGGGCGGGTCAGTGCCGCCTTCCGGAACCTGGCGGTCGCCGGCGCGCCTCTGGGCGCCCTGCTCGGCGGGGCGGTGGCCACCGCCTGGGGCCTGAACACCCCGGCCCTGCTCGCGGCCGCCTTCTTCGTCCTGTCCGTCGCCTCGCTGATACCCGCGCTCAAGGTGAACGTATCCGTTGTTGCGCCCGACGACGACGCCACGACAGCTCACGCCCCGCGCTGA
- a CDS encoding M14 family zinc carboxypeptidase: MRRRARPILAVGALLLGGAGIAPVAQAADNPGSPDPNEVKVFRAEVTQQQVPLLLAAGQDGHELGEQVPAKGEATVEVYLTDQQADKLEDQGVHLTEHKLSAKAENRVEAAADGVFRPYSGSGGLKEEIVRTGQENPGLTKVVSIGKTVGGQDILALKLTKGAKKSADGSKPSVLYMSNQHAREWITPEMTRRLMHHYLDNYKTDKRIKKLVDSTELWFVLSANPDGYDYTFQNTDNRLWRKNLRDNNADGSISTSDGVDLNRNFAYKWGYDDEGSSPNPTSQTYRGAGPNSEPETKALDAFEKRIGFTYGINYHSAAELLLYGVGWQVATDTPDDVLYKALAGTPDNSAIPGYHPQVSSELYTTNGEADGHAANVNGTALFTPEMSTCETASNIDPDDAWNAADCQSVFNFPDDEKLIQQEFAKNIPFALSVAESAARPDQPKSSVGRSAADFTPAPFATSYSRGADQEVSVVVRKAVRDKELKYRVNGRTYDQTLRPWKGGETYGGEDNLYFDEYRAKVQDGEPGDPVEVWFTGETKSGKKVSSDHFTYTIAERPRADVLVVAEEGTAATQAQTYVDALKGAGRKALVWDVAGRGAPDALGVLNHFDTVVHYTGASTPGIATQLELRAFLNEGGKLVEAGELAGGSVDLADGTPSDDFSQYYLGAYSRTSTPGATGFTGSGRLGGFTGALGAAAGNPLDRAGTYGVTSDELPADKYPQFASAGAGQFAGTINPYGPYAGDYMAAAVHNDDSYKRLTRTVDLTGVTAADQPALRSQLLWDTEPGYDNVIVEAHTTGADDWTTLPETGGATRTTVPAECSAGYYVGGHPQLEHYLTVTNDGCVATGTTGAWNAFTGASDGWQQVAFDLSAYAGKSVEISVSYVTDPGSGGHGVLADNASLVVGGTATETEGFETSLGAWSVAGPPPGSPPVLKDWARTGALFQTYGAVTTDDTVLLGFGLEHVSSAADRTSLVRKALAALEG, from the coding sequence ATGAGACGAAGAGCGAGACCGATCCTCGCTGTCGGCGCGCTTCTGTTGGGCGGTGCGGGTATCGCACCCGTCGCACAGGCCGCGGACAATCCCGGCTCTCCCGATCCGAACGAGGTCAAGGTCTTCCGGGCCGAGGTCACCCAGCAACAGGTACCCCTGCTGCTGGCGGCCGGTCAGGACGGCCACGAACTCGGTGAGCAGGTGCCCGCGAAGGGCGAGGCCACCGTCGAGGTCTACCTCACCGACCAGCAGGCCGACAAGCTTGAGGACCAAGGGGTCCACCTCACCGAACACAAGCTGTCCGCCAAGGCCGAGAACCGCGTAGAAGCGGCCGCCGACGGGGTGTTCCGCCCGTACAGCGGCAGCGGCGGCCTGAAGGAGGAGATCGTCAGGACCGGCCAGGAGAACCCCGGCCTCACCAAGGTCGTCTCCATCGGCAAGACGGTGGGCGGCCAGGACATCCTCGCCCTCAAGCTGACCAAGGGCGCCAAGAAGTCCGCGGACGGCTCCAAGCCCTCCGTCCTCTACATGTCCAACCAGCACGCGCGCGAGTGGATCACGCCGGAGATGACCCGCCGGCTGATGCACCACTACCTGGACAACTACAAGACGGACAAGCGCATCAAGAAGCTCGTCGACTCGACCGAGCTGTGGTTCGTGCTGTCGGCCAACCCCGACGGCTACGACTACACCTTCCAGAACACCGACAACCGCCTGTGGCGCAAGAACCTGCGTGACAACAACGCCGACGGCAGCATCAGCACCAGCGACGGCGTCGACCTCAACCGCAACTTCGCCTACAAGTGGGGTTACGACGACGAGGGTTCCTCGCCCAACCCCACCAGCCAGACCTACCGCGGTGCGGGCCCGAACTCCGAGCCGGAGACCAAGGCCCTGGACGCCTTCGAGAAGCGGATCGGGTTCACCTACGGCATCAACTACCACTCCGCCGCCGAACTCCTCCTCTACGGCGTCGGCTGGCAGGTGGCCACGGACACCCCCGACGACGTTCTCTACAAGGCGCTCGCCGGCACCCCCGACAACTCCGCGATCCCGGGCTACCACCCCCAGGTCTCCTCGGAGCTGTACACCACCAACGGTGAGGCCGACGGCCACGCGGCGAACGTCAACGGCACGGCGCTGTTCACCCCCGAGATGTCGACCTGTGAGACCGCGTCGAACATCGACCCCGACGACGCCTGGAACGCGGCCGACTGCCAGTCGGTCTTCAACTTCCCGGACGACGAGAAGCTGATCCAGCAGGAGTTCGCCAAGAACATCCCGTTCGCGCTCTCCGTCGCCGAGTCCGCCGCACGACCCGATCAGCCGAAGTCCTCGGTCGGCCGGAGCGCCGCCGACTTCACCCCGGCCCCGTTCGCGACGTCGTACTCGCGCGGCGCCGATCAGGAGGTCTCCGTCGTCGTCCGCAAGGCGGTGCGCGACAAGGAACTCAAGTACCGCGTCAACGGCCGTACGTATGACCAGACGCTGCGCCCCTGGAAGGGCGGCGAGACCTACGGCGGTGAGGACAACCTCTACTTCGACGAGTACCGGGCCAAGGTCCAGGACGGCGAACCGGGCGACCCGGTCGAGGTGTGGTTCACCGGTGAGACGAAGAGCGGCAAGAAGGTCTCCAGCGACCACTTCACCTACACCATCGCCGAACGGCCCCGCGCGGACGTCCTCGTCGTCGCAGAGGAGGGAACGGCCGCCACACAGGCGCAGACCTACGTCGACGCGCTGAAGGGCGCCGGCCGCAAGGCGCTCGTCTGGGACGTCGCCGGTCGGGGCGCGCCCGACGCGCTCGGCGTGCTCAACCACTTCGACACCGTCGTCCACTACACGGGCGCGAGCACCCCCGGCATCGCCACCCAGCTCGAACTGCGTGCCTTCCTCAACGAGGGCGGCAAACTGGTCGAGGCCGGCGAACTGGCCGGCGGCAGCGTCGACCTCGCCGACGGCACCCCCTCGGACGACTTCAGCCAGTACTACCTGGGTGCCTACTCGCGTACGTCGACACCCGGGGCCACCGGCTTCACCGGCTCCGGCAGGCTCGGCGGCTTCACGGGGGCGCTCGGCGCAGCGGCCGGCAACCCGCTGGACCGGGCCGGCACCTACGGAGTGACGTCCGACGAACTGCCCGCCGACAAGTACCCCCAGTTCGCGAGTGCGGGCGCCGGCCAGTTCGCCGGGACCATCAACCCGTACGGGCCCTACGCGGGCGACTACATGGCGGCCGCCGTCCACAACGACGACTCCTACAAGCGGCTCACCCGCACCGTGGACCTCACGGGCGTGACCGCGGCCGACCAACCCGCTCTGCGCTCCCAGCTGCTGTGGGACACCGAGCCCGGCTACGACAACGTGATCGTCGAAGCCCACACCACCGGTGCCGACGACTGGACCACCCTCCCCGAGACGGGCGGTGCCACCCGCACCACCGTGCCGGCGGAGTGCTCGGCCGGGTACTACGTGGGCGGGCACCCGCAGCTGGAGCACTACCTGACCGTGACGAACGACGGCTGCGTCGCGACCGGCACCACCGGCGCGTGGAACGCCTTCACCGGCGCGTCCGACGGCTGGCAGCAGGTCGCCTTCGACCTGAGCGCGTACGCCGGCAAGTCCGTCGAGATCTCGGTCAGCTACGTCACCGACCCGGGCAGCGGCGGCCACGGCGTTCTCGCGGACAACGCCTCGCTGGTCGTCGGCGGCACCGCCACCGAGACCGAGGGCTTCGAGACCTCGCTGGGCGCCTGGAGCGTCGCCGGACCGCCTCCGGGCAGCCCGCCGGTCCTCAAGGACTGGGCGCGCACCGGGGCCCTTTTCCAGACCTACGGAGCGGTCACCACGGACGACACGGTGCTGCTGGGCTTCGGCCTGGAGCACGTCTCCTCGGCGGCCGATCGGACGTCTCTGGTGAGGAAGGCGCTCGCGGCGCTCGAAGGATGA
- the secG gene encoding preprotein translocase subunit SecG, with product MGFSIALIVFSALMMLLVLMHKGKGGGLSDMFGGGMQSSVGGSSVAERNLDRITVVVGLLWFACIVVLGILMKVNN from the coding sequence ATGGGGTTCTCGATCGCCCTGATCGTCTTCAGCGCGCTGATGATGCTGCTGGTGCTGATGCACAAGGGCAAGGGCGGCGGCCTCTCCGACATGTTCGGTGGCGGTATGCAGTCGTCCGTCGGTGGCTCCTCGGTCGCCGAGCGCAACCTGGACCGCATCACTGTCGTGGTCGGTCTGCTGTGGTTCGCGTGCATTGTCGTGCTCGGCATCCTGATGAAGGTGAACAACTGA
- the pgi gene encoding glucose-6-phosphate isomerase, with protein sequence MNADGRTRLNQRPEWTALAKHREELGEVRLRELFAAAPDRGTAFTLRVGDLYVDFSKHLVTDETLALLRELAVATDVFGLRDAMFRGDRINITEDRAVLHTALRAPASAVVEVDGENVVPQVHAVLDRMSDFAGRVRSGEWTGHTGRRIRNVVNIGIGGSDLGPAMAYEALRAYTDRSLTFRFVSNVDGADLHEAIHDLDPAETLFIVASKTFTTIETITNATSARDWLLNGPGGLGEDKAVAKHFVALSTNAGKVSQFGIDTANMFEFWDWVGGRYSYDSAIGLSLMIAIGPDRFREMLDGFRIVDEHFLNTPAESNVPLLLGLLGIWYGNFHDAQSHAVLPYSHYLSKFTAYLQQLDMESNGKSVDRDGHPVEWQTGPVVWGTPGTNGQHAYYQLIHQGTKLIPADFIGFARPVDGMSEGLRAQHDLLMANFFAQTQALAFGKTPDEVRAEGVAEELVAHKTFQGNHPTTTILAGELTPSVLGQLIALYEHKVFVQGAVWNIDSFDQWGVELGKVLAKRVEPALTQGTDVPGLDHSTKALVAAYRELRSRD encoded by the coding sequence ATGAACGCAGACGGCCGTACCAGACTCAACCAGAGGCCCGAGTGGACCGCTCTGGCGAAGCACCGCGAGGAGCTCGGGGAGGTGCGGCTGCGCGAGCTGTTCGCCGCCGCTCCGGACCGCGGCACTGCATTCACGCTGCGGGTCGGTGATCTGTACGTCGACTTCTCCAAGCATCTGGTCACCGACGAGACGCTGGCCCTGTTGCGGGAGCTGGCCGTCGCCACGGACGTGTTCGGGCTGCGGGATGCCATGTTCCGCGGTGATCGGATCAACATCACCGAGGACCGGGCCGTGCTGCACACGGCGTTGCGTGCTCCGGCGAGTGCGGTGGTCGAGGTCGACGGTGAGAACGTGGTGCCGCAGGTCCACGCCGTACTGGACCGGATGAGCGACTTCGCCGGGCGGGTGCGTTCGGGTGAGTGGACGGGGCACACCGGCCGGCGGATCCGCAATGTCGTCAACATCGGGATCGGTGGCTCGGACCTGGGTCCGGCGATGGCGTACGAGGCGCTGCGCGCGTACACCGACCGGTCGCTGACCTTCCGGTTCGTGTCGAACGTGGACGGGGCCGACCTGCACGAGGCCATCCACGACCTGGACCCGGCGGAGACGTTGTTCATCGTCGCGTCGAAGACGTTCACCACGATCGAGACGATCACCAACGCGACCTCGGCCCGCGACTGGCTGCTCAACGGCCCCGGCGGCCTCGGTGAGGACAAGGCCGTCGCGAAGCATTTCGTGGCGTTGTCGACGAACGCGGGGAAGGTGTCCCAGTTCGGCATCGACACGGCGAACATGTTCGAGTTCTGGGACTGGGTGGGGGGTCGTTACTCCTACGACTCGGCGATCGGTCTGTCCCTGATGATCGCGATCGGCCCGGACCGTTTCCGGGAGATGCTGGACGGTTTCCGGATCGTCGACGAGCACTTCCTCAACACGCCCGCCGAGTCCAACGTGCCGCTGCTGCTGGGCCTGCTGGGCATCTGGTACGGCAACTTCCACGACGCGCAGTCGCACGCGGTGCTGCCCTACAGCCACTATCTGTCGAAGTTCACGGCGTATCTGCAGCAGCTGGACATGGAGTCCAACGGCAAGTCGGTGGACCGGGACGGGCACCCGGTGGAGTGGCAGACCGGGCCGGTGGTGTGGGGCACGCCCGGCACCAACGGGCAGCACGCCTACTACCAGCTGATCCACCAGGGCACCAAGCTGATCCCGGCGGACTTCATCGGTTTCGCCCGCCCGGTCGACGGGATGAGCGAGGGGCTGCGGGCGCAGCACGACCTGCTGATGGCGAACTTCTTCGCGCAGACGCAGGCGCTGGCGTTCGGCAAGACCCCCGACGAGGTACGCGCGGAGGGTGTGGCCGAGGAACTGGTGGCGCACAAGACGTTCCAGGGCAACCATCCCACCACCACCATCCTGGCCGGGGAACTCACCCCGTCGGTGCTGGGCCAGCTCATCGCGCTCTACGAGCACAAGGTGTTCGTGCAGGGCGCCGTCTGGAACATCGACTCCTTCGACCAGTGGGGCGTCGAACTCGGCAAGGTCCTCGCCAAGCGCGTCGAACCCGCCCTCACCCAAGGCACCGACGTACCCGGCCTGGACCATTCCACCAAGGCCCTGGTCGCCGCCTACCGGGAGCTGCGCAGCCGGGACTGA
- the tpiA gene encoding triose-phosphate isomerase, producing the protein MSTRTPLMAGNWKMNLNHLEAIAHVQKLAFALADKDYDAVEVAVLPPFTDLRSVQTLVDGDKLKIKYGAQDISAYDGGAYTGEISGPMLAKLKCTFVAVGHSERRQYHNETDDLVNAKVKAAYKHGLTPILCVGEELDVREAGNHVTHTLTQVEGGLKDLPAEQAETVVIAYEPVWAIGTGKVCGAEDAQEVCAAIRLKIAELYTQELADQVRIQYGGSVKSGNVAEIMAQADIDGALVGGASLDAEEFVKIVRFRDQ; encoded by the coding sequence ATGAGCACGCGCACGCCGCTGATGGCGGGCAACTGGAAGATGAACCTCAACCACCTCGAGGCCATCGCGCACGTCCAGAAGCTCGCCTTCGCCCTGGCCGACAAGGACTACGACGCCGTCGAGGTGGCCGTCCTGCCGCCCTTCACCGACCTGCGCTCCGTGCAGACCCTGGTCGACGGCGACAAGCTCAAGATCAAGTACGGCGCCCAGGACATCTCGGCGTACGACGGCGGCGCCTACACCGGCGAGATCTCCGGCCCGATGCTGGCCAAGCTGAAGTGCACCTTCGTGGCGGTCGGCCACTCCGAGCGCCGCCAGTACCACAACGAGACCGACGACCTGGTCAACGCCAAGGTCAAGGCCGCCTACAAGCACGGCCTGACCCCGATCCTGTGCGTCGGCGAGGAACTGGATGTCCGCGAGGCGGGCAACCACGTCACCCACACCCTCACCCAGGTCGAGGGCGGCCTGAAGGACCTCCCGGCCGAGCAGGCCGAGACCGTCGTGATCGCCTACGAGCCGGTGTGGGCCATCGGCACCGGCAAGGTCTGCGGCGCCGAGGACGCCCAGGAGGTCTGCGCCGCCATCCGCCTCAAGATCGCCGAGCTGTACACGCAGGAGCTGGCCGACCAGGTCCGCATCCAGTACGGCGGCTCCGTGAAGTCGGGCAACGTCGCCGAGATCATGGCCCAGGCCGACATCGACGGCGCCCTGGTGGGCGGCGCCTCGCTGGACGCCGAGGAGTTCGTCAAGATCGTCCGGTTCCGCGACCAGTGA
- a CDS encoding phosphoglycerate kinase has translation MKTIDELLAEGVGGKRVFVRADLNVPLDGTTITDDGRIRAVLPTVKALAEAGAQVVVASHLGRPKGAPDPAFSLASAAARLGELLGAEVAFATDTVGESAKSTVGGLADGQVAVIENLRFNAGETFKDDAERGAFADQLAALADVYVSDGFGAVHRKHASVFDLPARLPHAAGYLIAAEVGVLKKLTEDVKRPYVVALGGSKVSDKLAVIDQLLGKADRLLIGGGMVFTFLKAKGYEVGSSLLQEDQIPVVQEYIERAEKNGVELVLPVDVLTSTEFPDLKTKAPANPNTVAADAIPAGELGLDIGPQTRDLYASKLADAATVFWNGPMGVFEHPDYAEGTKAVAQALLDSPGFTVVGGGDSAAAVRILGFDENAFGHISTGGGASLEYLEGKTLPGLAALED, from the coding sequence ATGAAGACGATCGACGAACTTCTCGCCGAAGGTGTGGGCGGCAAGCGGGTCTTCGTCCGCGCCGACCTGAACGTGCCGCTGGACGGCACCACCATCACGGACGACGGCCGTATCCGCGCCGTCCTGCCCACCGTCAAGGCCCTCGCCGAAGCGGGCGCCCAGGTGGTCGTCGCCTCGCACCTGGGCCGTCCCAAGGGCGCCCCGGACCCCGCCTTCTCGCTCGCCTCGGCAGCCGCGCGCCTCGGTGAACTGCTCGGTGCCGAGGTGGCGTTCGCGACCGACACGGTCGGCGAATCCGCCAAGTCCACCGTCGGCGGCCTCGCCGACGGCCAGGTCGCGGTCATCGAGAACCTGCGCTTCAACGCCGGCGAGACCTTCAAGGACGACGCCGAGCGCGGCGCCTTCGCCGACCAGCTCGCCGCCCTCGCGGACGTGTACGTCAGCGACGGCTTCGGCGCCGTCCACCGCAAGCACGCCTCGGTCTTCGACCTCCCGGCCCGGCTGCCGCACGCCGCCGGCTACCTCATCGCCGCCGAGGTAGGCGTCCTGAAGAAGCTCACCGAGGACGTCAAGCGACCCTATGTCGTCGCCCTCGGCGGTTCCAAGGTCTCCGACAAGCTCGCGGTCATCGACCAGCTGCTGGGCAAGGCGGACCGCCTCCTCATCGGCGGCGGCATGGTGTTCACCTTCCTGAAGGCCAAGGGGTACGAGGTCGGTTCCTCCCTTCTTCAGGAGGACCAGATCCCGGTCGTCCAGGAGTACATCGAGCGGGCGGAGAAGAACGGCGTCGAGCTGGTCCTCCCTGTCGACGTGTTGACCTCCACCGAGTTCCCGGATCTGAAGACCAAGGCGCCGGCGAATCCCAACACGGTCGCCGCGGACGCCATCCCGGCCGGCGAGCTGGGCCTGGACATCGGTCCGCAGACCCGCGACCTCTACGCCTCGAAGCTCGCCGACGCCGCCACCGTCTTCTGGAACGGCCCCATGGGCGTCTTCGAACACCCCGACTACGCCGAGGGCACCAAGGCGGTCGCCCAGGCCCTCCTCGACTCCCCGGGCTTCACGGTGGTAGGCGGTGGCGACTCCGCCGCTGCCGTCCGCATCCTGGGCTTCGACGAGAACGCATTCGGCCACATCTCGACCGGCGGCGGCGCCTCCCTCGAATACCTCGAGGGCAAGACGCTCCCCGGCCTCGCCGCACTGGAGGACTGA
- the gap gene encoding type I glyceraldehyde-3-phosphate dehydrogenase, giving the protein MTIRVGINGFGRIGRNYFRALLEQGADIEIVAVNDLGDTATTAHLLKYDTILGRLKAEVSHTADTITVDGHTIKVLSERNPADIPWGELGVDIVIESTGIFTKKADAEKHIAGGAKKVLISAPASDEDITIVLGVNEEKYDAANHHIISNASCTTNCVAPMAKVLLENFGIVSGLMTTVHAYTSDQRLQDFPHKDLRRARAAAENIIPASTGAAKALGLVIPELAGKLNGMAMRVPVPTGSVTDLVVETERVVTKEEVNAAFQKAAQGELKGYLDYTEDAIVSSDIVNWPASCTFDSSLTMVQGKSVKIIGWYDNEWGYSNRLVDLTVFVGNQL; this is encoded by the coding sequence GTGACGATCCGCGTAGGCATCAACGGCTTTGGCCGCATCGGTCGTAACTACTTCCGCGCGCTGCTGGAGCAGGGTGCAGACATCGAGATCGTGGCTGTCAACGACCTGGGTGACACCGCGACCACCGCTCACCTGCTGAAGTACGACACCATCCTGGGCCGCCTCAAGGCCGAGGTGTCGCACACCGCCGACACGATCACCGTCGACGGCCACACCATCAAGGTGTTGTCCGAGCGCAACCCCGCCGACATCCCGTGGGGCGAGCTGGGCGTCGACATCGTCATCGAGTCGACCGGCATCTTCACCAAGAAGGCCGACGCCGAGAAGCACATCGCCGGCGGCGCCAAGAAGGTCCTCATCTCGGCTCCGGCCTCGGACGAGGACATCACGATCGTGCTCGGCGTCAATGAAGAGAAGTACGACGCGGCGAACCACCACATCATCTCCAACGCCTCCTGCACCACCAACTGTGTGGCGCCGATGGCCAAGGTTCTCCTGGAGAACTTCGGCATCGTCTCGGGTCTGATGACCACGGTCCACGCCTACACCAGCGACCAGCGTCTCCAGGACTTCCCGCACAAGGACCTGCGCCGCGCCCGCGCCGCCGCCGAGAACATCATTCCGGCGAGCACCGGCGCGGCCAAGGCCCTCGGCCTGGTCATCCCGGAGCTGGCGGGCAAGCTCAACGGTATGGCGATGCGGGTGCCGGTCCCGACGGGATCCGTCACCGACCTGGTCGTCGAGACGGAGCGCGTGGTGACCAAGGAAGAGGTCAACGCCGCCTTCCAGAAGGCCGCCCAGGGCGAGCTGAAGGGCTATCTGGACTACACCGAGGACGCGATCGTCTCCTCGGACATCGTCAACTGGCCGGCCTCCTGCACCTTCGACTCCTCCCTGACCATGGTGCAGGGCAAGAGCGTGAAGATCATCGGCTGGTACGACAACGAGTGGGGCTACTCCAACCGCCTCGTCGACCTGACGGTCTTCGTCGGCAACCAGCTCTGA
- a CDS encoding RNA polymerase-binding protein RbpA, giving the protein MASGNAIRGSRVGAGPMGEAERGESAPRLRISFWCSNGHETQPSFASDAQVPETWDCPRCGFPAGQDRDNPPDPPRTEPYKTHLAYVRERRSDADGEAILAEALAKLRGEI; this is encoded by the coding sequence GTGGCAAGTGGCAACGCGATCCGAGGAAGCCGGGTCGGGGCGGGGCCGATGGGCGAGGCCGAGCGGGGCGAGTCCGCGCCCCGGCTGCGCATCTCCTTCTGGTGCTCCAACGGGCATGAGACGCAGCCCAGCTTCGCCAGCGACGCGCAGGTCCCCGAAACCTGGGACTGCCCGCGCTGCGGCTTTCCCGCGGGGCAGGACCGGGACAACCCTCCGGACCCGCCGCGCACCGAGCCCTACAAGACGCACCTCGCCTATGTGCGGGAGCGACGCAGCGACGCGGACGGTGAGGCGATCCTCGCCGAGGCGCTCGCCAAACTGCGGGGCGAGATCTAG
- the whiA gene encoding DNA-binding protein WhiA, with product MAMTAAVKDEISRLPVTRTCCRKAEVSALLRFAGGLHLVSGRIVIEAELDTAMAARRLKRDILEIFGHSSELIVMAPGGLRRGSRYVVRVVAGGDQLARQTGLVDGRGRPIRGLPPQVVSGATCDAEAAWRGAFLAHGSLTEPGRSSSLEVTCPGPEAALALVGAARRLSIAAKAREVRGVDRVVVRDGDAIGALLTRLGAHESVLAWEERRMRREVRATANRLANFDDANLRRSARAAVAAGARVQRALEILADDVPEHLAAAGRLRMDHKQASLEELGALADPPLTKDAVAGRIRRLLAMADKRASDLGIAGTEANLSEDLADNLVG from the coding sequence ATGGCGATGACGGCAGCGGTGAAGGATGAGATCTCCCGGCTCCCCGTCACCCGGACCTGCTGCAGGAAGGCGGAGGTCTCCGCCCTTCTGCGGTTCGCCGGCGGCCTCCACCTGGTGAGTGGGCGCATCGTGATCGAGGCGGAGCTGGACACCGCTATGGCGGCCCGCCGTCTCAAGCGGGACATTCTCGAGATCTTCGGCCACAGCTCCGAGCTGATCGTGATGGCGCCCGGCGGACTGCGCCGGGGCTCGCGTTACGTCGTTCGGGTTGTCGCCGGCGGTGACCAGCTGGCCCGGCAGACCGGCTTGGTCGACGGCCGGGGCCGTCCGATCCGGGGGCTGCCCCCGCAGGTGGTCTCGGGGGCCACCTGCGACGCGGAGGCGGCCTGGCGTGGCGCCTTCCTGGCGCACGGCTCGCTCACCGAGCCGGGCCGCTCCTCCTCCCTGGAGGTGACCTGCCCGGGCCCGGAGGCCGCGCTCGCCCTGGTCGGCGCCGCCCGCCGGCTGTCGATCGCCGCCAAGGCCCGCGAGGTGCGCGGCGTGGACCGGGTGGTGGTCCGGGACGGCGACGCGATCGGTGCCCTGCTCACCCGCCTCGGCGCCCATGAGTCGGTGCTGGCCTGGGAGGAGCGCCGGATGCGCCGCGAGGTGCGGGCCACGGCGAACCGTCTCGCCAACTTCGACGACGCCAACCTGCGTCGGTCGGCCCGCGCGGCCGTCGCCGCCGGTGCCCGGGTGCAGCGCGCGTTGGAGATCCTCGCCGACGACGTCCCTGAGCACCTCGCCGCCGCCGGACGGCTGCGCATGGACCACAAGCAGGCCTCGCTGGAGGAACTGGGCGCGCTCGCCGACCCGCCGCTGACCAAGGACGCCGTGGCCGGCCGTATCCGCAGACTGCTGGCGATGGCCGACAAGCGGGCCTCCGACCTCGGCATCGCGGGGACGGAGGCCAACCTCAGCGAGGACCTGGCCGACAACCTCGTAGGCTGA